From the genome of Leptodactylus fuscus isolate aLepFus1 chromosome 1, aLepFus1.hap2, whole genome shotgun sequence, one region includes:
- the LRRTM1 gene encoding leucine-rich repeat transmembrane neuronal protein 1 gives MFPSATCMTCISFQYDVDVGKAFNGHSRENLETYLLMDFLLIGLCLNWMLRKPPGLILCALGIFIKMLPLVNSGCPRVCRCEGRFLYCESQNITELPGNLSGVMGLSLRYNSLTELQDGQFAGLMQLTWLYLDHNHVETVEVNAFQKLRRVKELTLSSNKITHLANHTFRPMPNLRSMDLSNNNIQGLAPDLFHGLRKLTSLQLRYNAIKFVPVRIFQDCRSLEFLDLGYNQLKSLARNSFAGLFKLAELHLEHNDLVKVNLAHFPRLLSLHSLFMRKNKVTIVVNSLDWVWKLTKMDLSGNEIEYIEPHVFESVPHLESLHLDSNRLTYIDSRILNSWKSLTSITLAGNSWDCGRNVCALASWLSNFKGRYDGNMLCTTPEYAQGEDVLDAVYAFHLCEDPTDPTSANAISTAFNNSDKNAAHNSATITTTTYDVQDTEGEKTTDNLMATMPSEHPENTVQIHKVVTGTMALIFSFLIVVLMLYVSWKCFPASLRQLRQCFVTQRRKQKQKQTMHQMAAMSAQEYYVDYKPNHIEGALVIINEYGSCSCHQQPARECEV, from the coding sequence ATGTTCCCTTCTGCTACCTGTATGACATGTATCTCATTCCAATATGATGTAGACGTTGGCAAGGCTTTCAATGGACATTCTCGAGAAAATTTGGAAACGTATTTGCTAATGGATTTCCTTCTTATTGGTCTCTGTTTAAACTGGATGTTGAGAAAGCCCCCGGGGTTAATACTGTGCGCACTGGGCATATTTATTAAAATGCTTCCCCTGGTGAATAGCGGCTGTCCGCGCGTGTGTCGCTGCGAGGGCAGATTTTTGTACTGTGAATCACAAAATATCACAGAGCTGCCTGGCAACCTGTCGGGCGTGATGGGCTTGTCTCTGCGGTACAACAGCCTGACCGAGCTGCAGGATGGACAGTTCGCAGGGTTAATGCAACTCACGTGGCTCTATCTGGATCACAATCACGTAGAAACGGTGGAAGTCAATGCCTTTCAAAAATTGCGTCGGGTCAAAGAGCTCACGCTCAGTTCGAATAAAATCACCCATCTGGCCAACCACACCTTCCGACCCATGCCAAACCTACGCAGTATGGATCTATCCAACAATAACATCCAAGGCTTGGCGCCGGACCTTTTCCACGGTCTGCGCAAATTGACCAGCCTACAGTTGCGTTACAATGCCATCAAGTTTGTGCCAGTGAGGATCTTTCAGGACTGTCGCAGTCTGGAGTTCCTGGACTTGGGATACAATCAGCTCAAGAGCTTGGCCCGTAACTCTTTTGCGGGCTTGTTTAAACTTGCCGAGCTCCACCTGGAGCACAATGACTTGGTCAAGGTGAATTTAGCCCATTTCCCCAGACTGCTCTCCTTGCATTCCCTCTTCATGAGGAAGAATAAAGTGACTATCGTAGTTAACTCTTTGGACTGGGTGTGGAAACTAACTAAAATGGATCTCTCGGGCAACGAGATTGAGTACATCGAACCTCACGTTTTTGAAAGTGTCCCTCACCTGGAATCCCTCCACCTAGACTCCAACCGCCTGACCTACATTGATTCGAGAATCCTCAATTCTTGGAAATCCCTTACCAGCATCACCCTGGCTGGCAACAGCTGGGACTGTGGACGTAACGTGTGTGCCTTGGCCTCCTGGCTGAGCAACTTCAAGGGTAGGTATGATGGCAACATGCTCTGTACCACCCCTGAGTATGCCCAAGGAGAGGACGTTCTGGATGCCGTCTATGCTTTCCACCTATGCGAGGACCCAACAGATCCCACCAGTGCTAACGCCATCTCCACAGCTTTCAACAACAGCGACAAAAATGCTGCCCACAACAGtgccaccatcaccaccaccacctaCGACGTGCAGGATACCGAAGGGGAAAAGACCACAGACAACCTAATGGCCACCATGCCCTCCGAGCACCCTGAGAACACCGTCCAGATCCATAAGGTGGTGACGGGGACTATGGCGTTAATTTTTTCCTTTCTCATTGTGGTTTTGATGTTGTACGTTTCTTGGAAGTGTTTTCCTGCCAGCCTCAGACAGTTGAGGCAGTGCTTTGTGACACAACGCAGGAAGCAAAAGCAAAAACAGACTATGCATCAAATGGCTGCAATGTCTGCCCAGGAATACTACGTGGACTACAAACCCAACCACATTGAGGGAGCTTTGGTCATCATTAATGAGTATGGTTCTTGTTCCTGTCACCAGCAGCCCGCCAGGGAGTGTGAGGTGTGA